From a region of the Deltaproteobacteria bacterium genome:
- a CDS encoding PEP-CTERM sorting domain-containing protein, whose protein sequence is MEFLRAMGHCLLFRGTIFCAVVLAATFFSLAAAAGPYRPAAGESGSWAIHMDDSALVAWATGWENYSPGQEVDAAFQAPQLAVGQAVGNSFDIVSLGRGGQITMTFDEPIQNGDGWDFAVFENSFSDSFLELAHVEVSSNGVDFYRFDNDSLTPSPVSGFGAVDPTNIDGLAGKYKQGYGTPFDLEDVGLDSATHIRIIDVVGDGMSLDTSGDVIYDPYPTFGSAGFDLDAIGVSNGAAYPSGEYTPPPAPSYDGKAGFAVSGGCFIGACLSSCRDQ, encoded by the coding sequence GTGGAGTTTCTAAGAGCAATGGGGCATTGCCTTCTCTTCAGGGGGACGATTTTTTGTGCCGTGGTCCTGGCGGCTACATTTTTCTCATTGGCGGCAGCGGCCGGGCCTTATCGTCCGGCCGCAGGAGAGTCCGGTTCCTGGGCCATCCACATGGATGATTCTGCATTGGTGGCCTGGGCCACAGGTTGGGAAAATTACTCTCCAGGCCAAGAGGTCGACGCTGCTTTCCAGGCTCCTCAGTTGGCGGTGGGCCAGGCTGTAGGGAACTCCTTTGACATTGTGTCCCTCGGCCGTGGAGGACAGATAACCATGACGTTTGATGAACCAATTCAAAATGGTGACGGATGGGATTTTGCTGTTTTTGAGAACTCATTCAGTGACAGCTTTCTTGAGTTGGCCCATGTGGAAGTGTCGTCAAACGGCGTGGATTTTTACCGTTTTGATAATGACTCCTTGACTCCGAGCCCTGTATCGGGGTTTGGTGCGGTTGATCCGACGAATATTGATGGACTTGCCGGCAAGTACAAGCAGGGATATGGGACTCCCTTTGACCTGGAAGACGTGGGGCTCGACTCCGCCACCCATATCCGGATTATCGATGTCGTTGGCGACGGGATGTCCTTGGATACATCAGGTGATGTGATCTACGACCCGTATCCCACCTTTGGAAGCGCAGGGTTCGACCTGGATGCCATTGGCGTGTCAAACGGGGCAGCCTATCCAAGTGGAGAATACACTCCACCCCCAGCTCCTTCATATGATGGCAAGGCTGGTTTTGCAGTCAGTGGAGGATGTTTTATTGGCGCGTGTCTTTCGTCGTGTCGGGACCAATAG